The window ctgctctctccacttgattgcatattctctgaagctttctgctggtttcttctttatgttgacgagagaggagcgatctggcactatatcaatattgtactgaaactgttggacaaaatcttgagccatatcattccaaacgtgccagtgagagatgtcttgatctatgaaccactctgaagcaattcctatcaaactttccccaaaataagccatgagcaattcttctttgcctcccgctccccttagttggttacaatacctcttcaaatgggcaacaggatcaccatgcccatcatacttgtcaaacttgggggtcttgaagccgggtggcaaatgaacatggggaaacatgcatagatcattaaacgaaacactcttgtggccccccaaaccctgtatgtttctcatggtttgttccaagctcttcatttttctggtcatttcctcttgttccatattcttttcgggcttttcgatctcaattgggaacacgttatgaggagtgtgcttgtatgaatctggaacctttaaagtcagttctggagagtaatgttgggcatcatgagcatccagctgtggatcattattggacttttgagcaagagccggttgagggacagtgaaagtagggacaatgggtatagtaggtgggtcatttctgaggggtgcgattggaggacgtggaatggaggtactgggaatagtgggaaggttaaagctcggactgaatccaggttggtacaatgggttacttgttatggagataggcacttgagtggcaactgacacattatgaagattgtccgaaggccctatgggtagtgagggcggtgcttgtccattcacccaggcttggtacatctctgccaattgttgcttcaacactcttacttcttcaaccaGTCCTGAACCTTGTTCAACCAATTGTCCATGGACATCATTATTATCTGACTCATTTTCACTGTTGtttgccattctactttttccttttgatctcgtgttgtaagggtgagtcgccagtttaaaccacaaaccaaccacctctgttttacttcatctgttgaagttgagcacgaagggcttcatttttgcGGATCAGACTCTTCTTATCCCCTTCGGCTTCTTGTTCTTGCAAGCCTTTCTCAAAACTGAGGTTTCTCAGCCTTTCTTCTAAGGCATGAATAGTTGTTTTGTATCCCTTTTCACGTTCACCCCAAGCCAACCGTTCTTGGATTTTATCATCAAAGGCTTGAACATGCGGCCTTTTTGTGGGCCTTTTGGGCTCTGGCACATCATCCACGTGAGACCTCTTCCCAAACCATATAGCATAACCCGGATCTACCTCACCTCTCGCAGGATCTGGCACCTGAGTATCATATTTCAAGTAgcgacaaccattccaaatttgctggattaaagcttcggggagtggggcttcggggtgtagctcaataacttgcacactcaaatcttcatccttaGGTACTACTTGGTACCTTCCTAGCTGTCTTAGAACTCTGTGTGGCATATACGGCTGGACACTTCTCAAACCCAACAACAGCAAATAACTTTTTAGGGCcgacatgtgtatcacctctcttagcgggagccatcccaaagtccactcaatttgacttgcatttaaagatcttaggtaggatatccaggcttccaccccttctggagagttgtaatcttttactctttcttcgtaactctcaatgaaattgtccttgttcggaccatagctcatgaacttggggtgatgtcggagatgctcaatcaaccacatttgtaacaaaatattgcacccttcgaagaattttgccccGGACTTGCACAAAGTCAACGCCCGATAAATGTCTGATAAAATGATCGGGGCAAGAGTGTGATGTTCTTTGGTAGTGAGGACCTGTACAACCCTGGCTATGCGGGTATCAATTGTCCGCTTCTCGTTTGGGAAGACCATGATTCCCATAAACGCCATTATGAAGGCGAAGCGACGATGAATCTGCCATGTGTCTTTGTTCTGCTTGTTGTTAAGGCCCTTTTCATGCATTTCAAACCCATTTGGTTGCCCGAACCTAGAGTACAGGAAGTAGAAAGAACAACACCCTTCGACTACGTTGGTCTTTCTAATTTGCTTACTGATgttcagaagatcgaagaatcgGTGTACAGAAAGAGCCCTTGGGAATATGAGCTCCTGGTTTCTCAAATCCCTGCCAAACCCGGAATATCCAGCTATCTCTTCTAAAGTGGGAGTTAGCTCAAAATCGGAGAAGCGAAAGACATTGTGAACGGGGTCCCAAAAAGTCACTAGTGCCTCTATCAAATCGTCCCGTggtttaattttcataatatcTGTAAGGGCTCCCAAGTGCTTGGTGACCCATTTTTGACCATCTTCTCCTAAATCATGCCACCACATCTGAAGCTGAAGTGGAGCCTTGTCTACAACTGTGAATGGTGTGTTCTGGATAGTGCTCATTTTGTACCTGTGGGTGGTTAAGGTTAGGGTTGACACTATTCTCAAGAGACAGAACCAATGCACTCCTTTTGCAAAACAATCTTTTGTAAATaactcaattttaaaaaaaatcaacgagaaggggggctatttttgcaattgtgACCAAAGAAAAGGTGGCTATTTTTGCAACTATGGCCCCTTCTTACTTTCAAGGATAGCTTTAGGGCCGGAGGAAGGGCATTATGGTAAAAGTGATTCCCAATTGACAGACACGTCCGTTCTTGCGAGAACAGCCCTTCAACAATTTTGAAGATGTTCTAAGGCTATTCCGACAGGAACGATTTGGGATTAACCAAAGCTGGATCTGCTTATTTgtttttttgattaaaaaaaaaaacactagacacattttttttatagttattttataaaaatggggccgaaccctatgaaggttgcctacgtatctcacatccagtgagaatcagacccgcgtagttcataaatatttcaggaataggatgacacttttttttaaaaaaattcaggcttttttttttgggggggtaaATACTGAGATTTTCGAAAATCGGGCAAattttttccctcatattttcttctttctggttttccctcaatatttttatatttttattttattttagaaaccggtcaacatgcacaaaccaaattaaacataatgcacaagtagcataTAAGATGCATCACGATGGTCTTGTAatttcgggtacacctgtcctagacggacccaacccctgtgttgagtccccaaagtcaaatgcacatgatgcaaacaaacgttcctactagggatccgacatgaggctatgttattctaggtttaaatcctaaggggagtgttttagacctagcttacccaagcggacagctcgagccgaggtgagggtaatgtaccgggagcacgaaagtctacccggcctagttactgacccaacctcgttctaattggtatgacttctaacagaaaagtgggccacgcgcacgtgtgcaccataaattcagaagactcagaaagGAGGCGTAAGAAGATaatttaatacagttcaaataatatcaaagcggtaaataagcgacaattagcacattagacccaaaaatacattaataacatcaaatcaataaagccaagtataaatcatttataagctcgaattctgaaccccgaaccagaagttctgggttcttgtccccagcagagtcgccagagctgtcacacctcattTTTCCCTAGGGAAAGGGAAAGaaaggagttttttcaatttaagtgacattattcgaaatggaattatttatttaatcagagtcgccacttgggataatttctggtgtcccaagtcaccggtttatttgaaatcccaaatcgaggaagttTTGACTCCGAAttacggtccgcgaacacagaagaccgggtaagaaattctgttaacccgagagaaggtgtgaggcactctcggattccgtggttttagcacggtcgctttaatcataactggcttaattaaattatttaattactcatttttagaacctatgtacatttgcctttttaccgcttttaattgctttattattcgtaattatggaattatcttgaaacgaatcacgcgtacgtgtattcatttttgtttggtgtgtcaagaatcatgtcacgcgtacgtatacacaattaataacactttattatttttaagattgtttggccaaaatcgcgcgaacgcgtaccttgatttcttttgggaatcataattatgtcacgcgaacgtgtacacaatcatgATAATAGATTAAGTGCCTAAAGTATTCTAAcggtgttcattattcttcctaaactttgagattattgtgaggctaTGAGTTATGGAAGTCAATTATGGATGAAGTGTAAAATTGTAATTAAGGAGCATTAGCAAGATCACTGATATATTTAAGTTATTGGAAGCATTTGATAATTATGAAGTATTAATTTTTAAACAAGTTAGGCCATAATATATAAATTAGTAATCATCTGAACTATTAAACAATGATgtaaaataatgaaataaaaccaTAGGATCATTACACATTCCAACTACGTCATTAAAATAGCAGACTTAATAAATTACACTTATGACCAATTACTAGTAGATTTAAACCAAAAAACTTCTATAATGGAAAAGTCAGTAAAGAAACTTCTCATggacaaatatatatatttaagaaaaaaaaaaaaaaatatcatcACTTCGTTTGCACGAATGCATGAGGCTTTCGTACTGCTAATATCTATTGGCAAACTAATTGAATTAGAAAGaagatttatatatatttatttagaaCGAACATGCTTGCCATTATGATAAGAGAaaatatataattcaaataattaatatcgaacacatatgaatacgtaggtCCATTTCAAAGTTCAAAAGTAAGCCAACAAATTAAAATAGGAACGAGGTTAAAGTTGGAGTTGCAACGTGGCATGAGTACCTGGGAACGGGTCCAGTTCTCAGTAGAGAAAGCAAAAGCAGTGATAACTTGTATTCC is drawn from Nicotiana tomentosiformis chromosome 12, ASM39032v3, whole genome shotgun sequence and contains these coding sequences:
- the LOC138903004 gene encoding uncharacterized protein produces the protein MSTIQNTPFTVVDKAPLQLQMWWHDLGEDGQKWVTKHLGALTDIMKIKPRDDLIEALVTFWDPVHNVFRFSDFELTPTLEEIAGYSGFGRDLRNQELIFPRALSVHRFFDLLNISKQIRKTNVVEGCCSFYFLYSRFGQPNGFEMHEKGLNNKQNKDTWQIHRRFAFIMAFMGIMVFPNEKRTIDTRIARVVQVLTTKEHHTLAPIILSDIYRALTLCKSGAKFFEGCNILLQMWLIEHLRHHPKFMSYGPNKDNFIESYEERVKDYNSPEGVEAWISYLRSLNASQIEWTLGWLPLREVIHMSALKSYLLLLGLRSVQPYMPHRVLRQLGRYQVVPKDEDLSVQVIELHPEAPLPEALIQQIWNGCRYLKYDTQVPDPARGEVDPGYAIWFGKRSHVDDVPEPKRPTKRPHVQAFDDKIQERLAWGEREKGYKTTIHALEERLRNLSFEKGLQEQEAEGDKKSLIRKNEALRAQLQQMK